The proteins below come from a single Garra rufa chromosome 3, GarRuf1.0, whole genome shotgun sequence genomic window:
- the cyld3 gene encoding ubiquitin carboxyl-terminal hydrolase CYLD, with the protein MSGDAHHSRRRRSPKMYMVASDHKVQDQLEGTIRLQRGQLCQHQDGGGHRNVRGDYLWVKVIDNGCVVKVDRQVLSEVPADLAGLLEPVSDLDIRVKLLSRPQFLQRMAALALGSEVRVIWNRSQSELAEAELRYRGPMARGSSAIYFGVQLKGWAAGRGKGNGSHKGHQLFTCPDGSALFLPVSEITLPRSSRSGSSGDHERHPHQTSQTASANGQSPVNILSRAAESSPNPGVPQPLSIGQRVCFIQDECVQRGSVQFCGPLSSRAPSAVFVGVLLDQPGGPWDGYHKNTKLCSIPSPEFGALLPLSKVTPESRSERSPLAVTNPKPLPQLPPLAVSNKLALQPPLISKDPSQPTTEPTNRPLIQPAMLVTAKKALQPPSSSVPKAALKPPPLTTPKPALLPPTVPPNKPQAPPMSPPTDQSRSSNGFHNLPSPPIVEQRAELSMWLEVGSMVEVNDPPLFGVIRWIGQINNVPEPVAGIELDQELSAATDGSYLGERHFRCPANKGLFVKLRNCRRDSRFPEPELPINQVDRCNSIGFY; encoded by the exons ATGTCCGGCGACGCGCACCACAGTAGAAGACGACGCTCCCCCAAAATGTACATGGTCGCGTCCGACCATAAAGTGCAGGACCAGCTGGAAGGAACCATTCGCCTGCAGCGGGGGCAGCTGTGTCAGCATCAAGACGGAGGAGGACACAGAAACGTTAGAGGAGACTACCTGTGGGTGAAG GTGATCGATAATGGCTGCGTGGTGAAGGTGGACAGGCAGGTTCTCAGTGAAGTTCCGGCTGATCTCGCCGGTCTGCTCGAACCCGTTTCTGATCTCGACATCCGCGTCAAACTGCTGTCCAGGCCGCAGTTTCTGCAGCGAATGGCTGCTTTAGCGCTGGGGTCAGAGGTGCGGGTCATTTGGAACCGCAGCCAATCAGAGCTCGCCGAGGCGGAGCTTCGTTACCGCGGGCCGATGGCCAGAGGAAGCTCCGCCATTTATTTTGGTGTTCAGCTGAAA GGATGGGCAGCGGGTCGCGGTAAAGGCAATGGAAGCCATAAAGGGCATCAGCTGTTCACGTGTCCGGATGGCAGCGCCCTTTTCCTCCCAGTCAGCGAGATCACGCTCCCTCGATCGTCCCGCAGCGGAAGCTCCGGCGACCACGAGCGCCACCCGCACCAGACCAGCCAAACGGCGTCCGCTAACGGCCAGAGTCCCGTCAACATCCTGTCACGTGCTGCGGAGTCCAGCCCAAATCCTGGCGTCCCACAGCCACTGTCCATCGGGCAGAGAGTCTGTTTCATCCAGGACGAGTGCGTCCAGCGCGGGAGCGTCCAATTCTGCGGGCCACTGTCTAGCCGGGCTCCATCCGCAGTTTTTGTGGGAGTTTTACTG GATCAACCAGGGGGACCGTGGGATGGATATCATAAAAACACCAAACTGTGCTCCATCCCCTCACCTGAGTTTGGAGCTTTGCTTCCCCTCTCTAAAGTAACCCCAG AATCTAGATCTGAGCGGTCTCCTCTGGCAGTAACGAATCCCAAACCGCTTCCTCAGCTGCCGCCGCTGGCCGTCTCCAATAAACTCGCCCTTCAGCCGCCATTGATCAGCAAAGACCCGTCACAGCCCACGACGGAGCCCACGAACCGGCCTCTCATCCAACCGGCCATGCTGGTGACAGCTAAAAAGGCCCTCCAGCCTCCGTCCTCCTCTGTCCCTAAAGCTGCTCTGAAACCTCCTCCGCTCACCACACCCAAACCTGCTCTGCTGCCTCCTACGGTCCCGCCCAACAAACCTCAGGCCCCGCCCATGTCCCCGCCCACAGACCAGTCCCGCTCCTCCAACGGATTCCACAACCTCCCGTCTCCACCAATCGTTGAGCAGAGGGCGGAGCTTAGCATGTGGCTGGAGGTGGGGTCTATGGTAGAGGTGAATGACCCGCCCCTTTTCGGAGTCATCCGCTGGATTGGACAAATCAACAACGTCCCGGAGCCGGTCGCTGGAATCGAGCTG GATCAGGAGTTGTCCGCAGCCACGGATGGCAGTTATCTCGGTGAACGTCACTTCCGCTGTCCTGCTAACAAAGGCCTGTTCGTCAAACTGAGGAACTGCAGACGCGACTCTAGGTTTCCTGAACCTGAACTGCCCATCaatcaggtcgatcgctgcaactCTATCG